GGAATTGATCTCCTTCACCGTACAGTTGCATTAAAAAGATGTAACTGCATCAATATAGTAATATATCATACACGGTGTCGTGATTATCACACAATCACTTTATCGCCACAACTGGATACAAATATGAAGTTAATTCATTTCAACTCATTCTTTCCTTCGACAGTTATAGCGATATTTTCATATACGGTATCGCAAGCATTGTTATTTGAATCTCTCATACTTAGGGCGCAGCAAATGAATCATAAACGTGcttttcatgtgacattttgcttttacttttaaGCGATTCAGCACACACAAGATGGCGCCGAAATCTCGTCAGACAAATCACTCAACGCCCCCCAAACGACGTCAATTGCAGCGTTTTGGCCGCACAACTTTTGGGAGTATTTTCAAGGGCTCGCGGGGGgtcattgaaaaagaaaagtagaCGGCAAAGTTTGGGAATAACATTGAAGAGTTCGTGTACGAAAATCCAACATCACAGCTGACCTGTTGCTCcgtttaaacaaaataaaaaaataaaaactcccaAATCGTCGTTCGCTCGAAGATCAATGACATAATATAAGCCATTAAGCTTCTCTGAGAGTATCTGCTTGGGTAAAATACACGTTAACAACGTCTTCGTGTTGCAACATCAAACGACGTCGCATTTCGTcgctcttttgtttttcttccgcGTTTTTCCAAACCGAAACTACAAAAACCTCAAGTACTCAAGTTGCTACTTACCGCCGGAAAGTTGGCAATTTCGTGTGTGTCCAGGTAGCAGCACTAGCAATGGCGCAGGGGTGCGGGGAAACCAAAGACAAAGGAAAGAAAGTGAACACCCTCCGCCTTTTACGCGTAAATCGAAAGCCGCGTGGACGAAGTTGGGGCAACTTGAAAGCTGCTGAGCGGCGGCGGTGACGTCACGACACAACTTCCGCCcaagcttcatcttcttcttcttcgggcGGACATGATTGACAGCTTATCGGTGCATTACCCCCACCGACCGGACTGGAGTGTGGAACAGGCGCTCATTGgcaggtaaaataaaaaaattaaaaaatcaatcaataaacaaACTAGATTGTTTTATCAGCGTAGGTTTCCCTCTTGATCTTAATGtcataccttttttttaacctaccgATTTCCACAAACGGCGTGTTAATGTAAAGTTGCGATAATTTGTCTTCTAGTTGTTCCACGGTTGACACGTGTGCCTATTTTGCGATGGATGCCAAATATGCTTTGTAATTAATGATTGTAATCGTACATTCTCTTACATACTATTTAACATATCCTGGTGTCGGACTCTTTCGAGTCCGAAAGGGGGATTGAAGGCCCTCGCACGCGATATACTGATGCCATGATCATACATGGACTTATTTGTGCACCGTTATGTTGTGTAACCTAACCTCAGTAGCAAAATGTTCTGATAACAGTGTAGGTGTGAAACTACATATCAGCCGCAGAACAGGATGTTTTGTGCCAAGAAGAGATATTGCTGTGGCCTCGGATCCACCCTGCTCAAGTTTTAAACGCCGTATATAACCTCGCACTGAACGCTGAGAAAGCGCACATTTGAGCAGCTGCAAGCCTTCGCCTGTAGAACATCTGTGCCCAGAATATTCTGCAATAAAGTTCATTTCCAGTCTCTGATTCTGACCAACATTCTCACCCTCCGAAATCCAACGAACACGCGAAGGACTGGCGGCGAAAAGCCTCCTTCCACATGATCCAAGCCCAAATTCCGAACCGGTATCACAAAACGTATTTGTGGCTGACTCGGTCCTATTTCTTGCAGTGATACTTGTTCAAGTGCTTCTGGGCGCGGCCAGTGTGCGCACTTCTTCCACGAACACACGCACATATCGGAAAGATGATTCAAACATACAAATTGTGGTGCGCAGACTTGTGCACGAGACAAGGAAGCGGTCTGGTTCACACTTCATCAAGCAGATGTGTAACTATGCCGTCTGTTAAAAACTGTTAAAATAACAGGAAACGATCGAAGCATTTTTTCCGGTGCAGCTGCGCATTTCGGTAAAGTTCCATTGCGTTGCATCCTGCTTTGCTTCAAATAAATAGCGGACGAGGGCAGCAACTCGTCGACAGACTTGGTGAGCACTCTCCCAGTGAGTTGCTCTGCTGTCCCTCGCGAGCAGAAAAGGACAACCTCGGTTGGTGCGAGTTCACTTCGATACGGTCCTCAGGCTTGTCTCGGTTGTTTTGTCTGACACCCACGTATGGCGCTGTCACTGAATACGACAGCTGCACGAGACGCCGGTTGGTCGCAGCTACAAGCGTAGGGCCCCAAGAAGGCCTTCAAGAAAGTTCAGAACTGAACTATGCTTGACAGCATAAATGGGAATGAACAAATATGGCCATTTCTTGGACTCGGATTTCCTCAAGGGATGAGCACGTGCTAGAGTTGGACCAACTAATGTACGTTGAGACATTGGCTACTTAATGCCTCGCAACCaaatttactgtacttaaggCAGAAACTCCGAACCAAAAGTTCCTCGAGATCGTGGCAGAAATGCAGCCGCAGCGGACAGTTTTGTTACCAGGGACTACAGAAAATACCCAGAACTTGAGGTATAAATGTGGCTCCAGCTGCAATGCGAACTTTGgatactggtaacctttcagtATGCCTTGAAGATGATGGGGATGTTAAAGACTCAACGGATACAAGCTCGATGAGCGGAGAGAACCTTCTCCAAAACCAGCAAGAACCAGATCCAAGCTCTGCAGTGCCCCAGCGATCCATTCCGTAGACGGCGAGTCGCATGCTTTCAAAGCCCGCACGAGATCTGCTCAGTTCAACAACTTCTACTCCCAATTTTGGTTTGCTGCTGTGATTTGAAAGATATTCTTCATCCTTGAACATTTTTGAAACGGTGTGGAATGTGTAGGAGCACTTCCAGTAAAGATTTTCTATTTGTAAAGATTCCCGCTGCCGCCCTCGTCGAGTTGAGGGCGCTCGGCGCGATTTCTCTTCTCGGGCTGCTCAATCGGGGAGCTTCTCAGGGGAGACGGCACCTTCTTGGCTTCAGCCCGGAGAGCAACTGAGCGCAGCTTCCTGTTTTTGAGAGTCGAACGAATTTCCCATCTTTCATGGCTCAACTCAATATGCTGTAAACATTCTTTCCCTCTAGACCTTcataatcacacacacacacacacacacacgtcctcCAACGCTGTCCTGAATAAAACTCTTTGTCGGTCTAATTTATAATCGGTCAGAATACCACCTAATAAGATTTGAACTGCGGCACAGCCAGGGTCGAAACCCCCATCAAGTGGAACCGTTTGTGCTGGAGATAGCAAGCAGATAGTTCTCCACTAAATAAAGTTCCGACAACTGTTTTTGCAAGTTCAGGGGTGGAGGTGGCGCAACCCACTGCAAGTTTGGGTGATCAACAATAACACAGTGTCCCCGTTTACACCTTCTGCAACTCCCTAAACCAAGAGGCGTGAGCTTCGTCACCTTTCAAAGTGCCCCTCGCTTTTGGCACTACGGCGCTCGTCTGGTTTCAGTCTTGCTCGTCGTCTACAAAGTGATTATACACAAATGGCTAAAAGGTCCAGCTTCAGCTTTGATCATCTCCGCTTTTTACCTCATCAGGATTTGAGTTTTAGATGAAGGTTTGTCCTACATTTTACAGGTTGATCCTAACGTCCCGACTCCAGCCTTACCGAGTTGTACCACCCGAGAGGTCAGATAAACTTGACAGCCCCCTTGTATTCCAGGGCGGCCTAGCCAGGGCCTGATCCCGCTTTGCTTCCGAGATCAGACATCCTCAGTTTGGGAGCCCTCTGACCTACTCCCACTAGCCAAGAGTCCACTGAGGGTTCGGAAGTCCCAGTTTACTAGGCGACTGCAGTTTAGAGAACATCCCATTTATTTTGCACCAATTCCACAGACAAAactttattcaaaacaaatttaacaagAAGGGAATTACAATGCGTCAGCATTAACAATATGcgtatgtaaaataaaatctagAAGTACAAAAATGGTGgaggaaactgaaaaaaaaaaaacaataataataattctactGAAACAAAGCAAATACTTTGGcgtacaaacaataaaaactttGAATAGTACAGTGCAAACCTGGCCAACAAAATgattattgtgattttttttttaataaacatcttTGTCATGACATACTACAATTATTTTCAGTAGATAGTTATTTCTTTTGCGATAACTGCGCCAGCGTCAATGCGTTATAACTGGGCTGGGACGAGCTGCCGTTTCCTCGGCTGCTCACGGGAACTAGCGCGAGGGGACGGCCGGAGTAGGTCGCAGGGGCGAAGGGAAAAGTACACAAGTAGGTGGCGCCGTTGGTCACATTTCTAGCAGTTTGAACCCATGTCGTAGGGTACTGCTGCTGCGGTATCCATTGCGGAGTTTGCTGGTTGGCCCATCCCATCACTGTTTGATGGTGTGCGACCAATGGCACAGTGAAATGGTTTGCAGGCTGCTGGAGGTAAACCTGGACAGGGTGAGACTGCCCTACATTTTCATTCACGGTCTGAAAACTACTTGGCGCCCTGTACTCTGCAGCTGGAGCGTACCTTGAATGCATATTTGTGACACAAGGGATGAGATTCCCAAGACCAGAATCACTCGAATTTGACAGGTGAGCGTCGCTGAGATCTGACTTTGCACCACTGAGAGTAGTCTGAGAGTCTCTTTCTAACTTGCAGTTCTGTacaccatttgctgaaaatggTGAAGCATTTGCATTGCCTTGAGGCACCGCTACCTGATCTGGACTGGAACTTACACAATTGTCAGCCAGCAGTGGTTTGACCTCATAGCCGTCCACCCAATCAGGATCACGGGGGATGGTGGTATTGGTCGACTTATCTTCCATCACAAGCGTGTCCTTGGGTGAGCTACTTGATAAATGAGGATCTGGGGCGACACGTCGGATCCCTGGTGTTGTCGACGGACCGATTTCGCAAGTCCTCAAATCCCATCTACTCTTGCTCGTCACTATTGTGGTGATGGGCTGCGCAGACGTCATGCGAGACACTTTAGCTGCTGGGTTGCCAGCGATGGGAGCAATACAATCATCTGCCTTGCGGGGGAATTTCTCTTCAGAGTTTCCTGTTTTCTACCACAGAGGCACCTTGGTCAACAGGAGCCGGTTCCCCTGGGATCAGTGGAGGGTTAACATCAGGAGACTTGTCCAACTTGGCTCTCAATGACTTGAGTCTCCATTTGGCCGGTCGAGGATCACAGAGGTGGGTCTTACTGGTGCAAATCCTGATTAGTTCGTCCACAGACTCAAGAGATTCTCTTTTTCTGGTGGGAAGGTATTCATCTTGACGAATTGTTGGACTGGTCGTTACACGAGCAACACCTTCAGAGTGCGCCTGTTCTTTTACCTGAAAAGTCGATGACATCTTCGTGACTGGAGTAGCGGTTACAAGAGTTCTGGACTCGGAGCGCATCCGATCATCCTTCACTTGAGAACTTTGTTGAGTTTTGGAGATGGATACATTACTTACAGCAGGTCTGGCCTCCAAGAACAGAGTTTCAGCTTTGACTTTTGAACTAGGCAATGTCTCTGTGCCTGGACCTGCAAATACAGGAGATCCGCAACCCAAGGGAACCACTTCATCTTTCACCTGACAAATCTGTGGCGTTTTCAACATGGTTGTAGTCACGGGAGAACTGCATTCAGAAAATGTCAGTTCAGCATTTACGTGATAACCTGGCTGCTTCTCAAGAATTGTACCAGCACTTTCAGGAGATCTGGAATTCTGAGGCAGTAGTTCGGTGTTTACTTGACAACTAGGTTGCGCCTCAGGAACGCGACCAGCAGTTTCAGGAGATCCGGACTCTTCTGGCTTTAGTTCAGCCTTCACTTGAAAACTAGCCTGCTCCTTAGAAATGGGACCAAGACTTTCAGGAGGTCCATACTTTTGTGGCAAGAGTTCAGCCTTTACATGAAAACTAtgtggctcctcagaaatgGGACCAGCATTTTCTGGAGATTTAGATTCTGGAAGCATCAGCTCTGCCTCGACTTGAAAATTAGGCTTGGCAGCAGTTGCACCAGATCCAGACTCGGGAGGGATAAGCTCAGCCTTCACTTGAGAACTACGCTGTTCCTCAGAAATGGCTTTAGCGGTAACAGACTCTTGAGGCATTAGCTCAGTCTTCACTTGTAAACTAGCCTGCTCCTCACAGGTGGGACCAGGACTTTCAGGAGGTTTGGACTCCAAGAACATCGGTTCACTCTTCACTTGAAAAACAGGGGGAGTCTTGGTGACAGAAACAAAGGTTTCAGCAGGTCTGCATTCTGAGGGTATCAGCTCAGCCTTCACTTGAGAACTACGCTGCTCCTCAGAAATGGCTTGAGCAGTAACAGACTCTTGAGGCATTAGCTCAGCCTTCACTTGTAAACTAGCCTGCTCCTCACAGGTGGGACCAGGACTTTCAGGAGGTTTGGACTCCAAGAACATCGGTTCACGCTTCACTTTGAAGACAGGCGGTGTCCTGGAGAAAACTCCCGAAATTGGCAGTTCTGGTGGAATATGAGAGCTTTTACGATTCTCTTGTGAACTGAGATTCGTTCTAGCTGAAGAGGTAGAAGGAACAGAATCAGCATCTGAGTCCACACACAAGTCCATCTCATGTCCATTCTGCTTCTCAGATGTTTGGCTTGCTTCAaagagacaaagacaaagaaggAATGCAATAAAAGTGTCATTTGTCATCTAAAAGCATTGCCATACCAGTTTGTTGTGATTCGATGACAGGCTGTCTGGTGGCACTCTGCAGCACATCGAGAGCTTTGAATGACAAGAGGTAAAAAGTTGATACACACTCACAGGCAACAAACCAGGTCGTAAGTGACATTTAGTGATACCTTCTCCAAATGGAGCGTTCCAAATGTACTCGTACATGTCCTGAGAGAGGTCTATAACCTTTGCAAGAAATGGAGGAGGTATTTAGCATGAGGAGGTATTTGCGATGGCATGCTTAAAGTTACCTTTGCGTCCATCTTTTTGGAACGCTCCTGTGCCGCGATATTAATCGCGACATCACGGAGGAGTTCTAGTTTCATCTCCTCTCCGATGTCCTCCTCGTACCAAAATGCATCCATATATTGAGGATATACTCTTAActgcaacaaaatatttcatagCTTACAttctatacatttttaaagagcGAGCAACAGAGAGTCTTTACCATGTACGCGAGCCGATGCGTCACGCTAACCATGTGCTGGCAGATTTCACCGACAATGAGTTTCTGGCTGCAGCTCTGACACAAGTAGAACGAGTTTCCAGACGTCCCATGGCACTCGTACACAGACACTAGACCTGATCGGgcaattattttatcattagcGTTTGCTTTAGTTGGACGGTGGCGGGTTCCTGCGAGGGACACTCCTACCCACCTACGACTGGCTGGTTGGAGGGTCCCTTCACCCACAAAAACGTGGTCAAGTTACTTGCGCTTCCTGCAACAAAAGTAGCATCAGCGCATCACGTTCTCAGAGACTTCTGGGGTAAAGTCAACTTACCGGAACGGATGGGCGCCTGGGAAGCACTATGCCCGCAGTTAGATCCTGCATCTATTGGCACCTTATGCAGACTGGACCATCCATCATTCGAGCACCTTACAACCGGACTCTGTGGTTCTGCGTTCAGCGACGCAGGACCCAGGTCAGGTCCCAACGAGGACCTATTACAGCCTTCCAGATCCTCACCACCTTGCTTTAAACCTGGTTTACCAAACTGTGGCTCTGGTCCCAACAGCTCTGAAGGTGAGGGACAATCGGAGCCTTCCAGATTCACCTCAACATCATTTAAGCATGGATCACGAAAGTGTGGTTCTGGACCCAACGACACTGCTGGTGAGGGCTCATTGAAGCCAGACAGATTCTCCTTATTGTCCTGTGAACCTGGATCACCAAACTTCAGCACTGGTCCCAACAACACCGAATGCAAGGGCTCGTCAGAGCCTTCCACATTCTTCTCGGCGTCCTTTAAACCTGGATCATCAATTTGCGGGTCTGGGCCAAATGACACTGAACTTAAGGGCTCCTCAAAATCATCCAGATTGTCCTCTGCGAACTTTAAAGCGCCATCATCAATCTCCTGCTGCTCGCATGCCTCTTTGCCACATTTGTATCCATGGATACTGTGAACAGTGGCCTCTGGCTCGGTAGTTGGACCGGCGGCAGTTCTCGCATGGGTCTCTGGATCAAATTCTACCCAGAAAAAGATGACATTATGAAATTCATTATCAATTCAAACAGATTGTCATGAATACCGTGTGCTAGTACTAAAAACCCAGGCATTTGCTATATGGGTCTTAGACCCAAGAATAGTATAACTGTCTGGTCTTCTCCTATTGTGGTTCACTAGGTTGAACGGCGTATTAAAACAAACTACTAAAACATAATGAACGGCGCTCAGCCAAAATGTAGACCTTGCGCAATGGAAAGGTGGCTGCCAACTGCCCCACACAAGAAGCTACTTTCTGGATTCCAACGCAAGCGTAACGCGATGGCCAAACGTGACAATGAAAGCAGCAAACCCATCGGAACGCTCCACGGATGGAGACATCTCGGTAGTCTTCAGTCGAAAGGAGACCGGCTACGACTAATGTATAAAAACAACCTCTCGCGCCCAGCTTTAGCTAAAAATCCATCTCTCGTCCCAGAGTGTGAACGTCACTAAATTCAATGAATTACCATCATCCGGGCTCGATAGTCCTTGCAAGGAGGTGGGGGAAACATGTCCTAAAGGCACCAAAGTGTTGGATAAAACCAGGAAGTGAGTCTCCAATCTCTGTAAAGCTAAAATCAAAGACCAATGATTATTTTGGCTTCCATTTCCCATACAGATCTGCCATCGATCGCTGTTatttcgtctttttttttttcttctctcattTACCTCGGTCTTCTGGAAGATCCGACAGCTCCTTGTACTCATCGTTGGTCACTTCTATTGTCTGGCAGAAAAGACGAGACAGTCAATTTCTTGAAAAGACATGAAAGAAGAAGTCCATCTCTCTTGATATCCAGATTGACTTTTCAAGCGCGTGTTATAACGGTTAAAACAAACTCACCTGGATGTTCCGAAGTCCCAAACACTTCTCCACCTCAGTCATGCTAAAAGTAAACTTCTTTTGGTTGATGCGTGTCAACTGCTTGTCATTCAATTCTGGGAACCTCCGTTTCTTGTTGGGGATTTAACGGCACACACCGTGAACACCTTTGGCAGCGTTTAAATATGGAGTACGTTTTTGAAAGATGCACACACCATATAGTTGTATAGGTGAATGTTTTCCGTAAGGTGACTGGAACATTCCAATCTTATTCGGCACAGAGTGCAGTAGGACTGCTTCCGCCCGTTGCTGTTAACTGCAACTATAAAGCTTAGgcctacaaaataaaatcaaaatcaacatttaaaacggAATGAATCACAAGGACCAACTCATACAGACTCGCTGAACAATCATACTCACCAACTTTCAAAAAACTCAGCTTAGTTCTGCTATGCGATAGCTTGGCTGTTGTGGTTGCGCGTCTGACTTCAGCCCGTGGTTCTGCATCGTCACGGGACCCCCATGTGTTGTTCACTTTCTTGGCAGAAGATTCCGATTTTCTGCATTTAGGTGGTGCCACTGCTGCAGTGGCCAGCCCGGCGCGAGACGGGACCGGCGCTTTCAATGCAGACTCCGGGTTCGTCCTGGACGTCCCGCTCGAGCGTCTCTCTCTTTCAGTTCTCTCTTTGGGTGCTTTGTGCCGCACTGATAACGCTGGGAAAGAAGTTTTGGGGTGTGAGATTGGTGCTGTAGACTTGGAAGCAGAGCCCAGACAACGTGCGACAGGTGTGGTCGACTCGGCAGTTGAGGTAAACCTAGAGGTTGTTGCTCCATGTATGGCATTGGGCGTTGTGGGCTTGGTGGCGGTCGCACCACGGATGACTGTAGAGGTTCGAGCACCGCGTATGACAGGAGTTGCTGTGGGCTTCGTAGCGGCTGCAGGCGTGGTCAAAGTAGAGATTTTAGCATCGCGGACGGCGGTAGTTTCCGTGGGCTGGGTGAGAGTTGAAGGTGCAGCAAACGTACAAGCTGTAGGACCATAAATGATGGTCGGTACTGTGGACTTGGTGGGGCTTGCTGTAACTCTTGCGGATGTTGTAGTACAACTGGTAGCAGATGCAGTTGACCTTTGGGTGGTTGAAGTTGCACTGGAGGACGTTGCTATAACTTTGCAGGCTTTTGTGGTACTGACAGTAGGTGCTATAGACTTTGCGGTGGTTGATGTGACACTAGAGTATGTTTCTGTAACTCTACAGCATTGCGCCGTACTGGCAGAGGGAGCCATCGACTTGTCTGCCAATACAGGTGCGCCGCAGAAGGCTGCTGTAACGCGGGATTTTGTGCTACCGGAGGTTGTCGCTATCCTGGGCTTTGTAGTACAACTGGCGGTAGATGCGGTGGACTTTGTTGCAGTGAATTTAGAGCTTGCAACCATAAGGgtaacatttgtgtttgttgtgcaCAGGGTGCTTTGTTTAGAGGTGGTTTCAGTGCTGGCAGCCACGGGTACAGTCTCCTTTTGATCCCAACTCTCATATTTTATCTTGGGCTTTTCTTCATGCTCTGCGATCTCCCTGGAGTCCCTTCGTTGTCTTTTATAGCCGATCTCGTCATCCTGAGGGGCACTCGGCCTCTTTCGCTCCCATTCGTCATTTGCAGACGCCCGAACGTGGGCGCTCCTTTGTTGTCCCGTCTCGTCCGCTGTGTTTTTGGCGCTGGCGGTCCTACTACTGTTTGCAGGGTTTTGATTAGTCTTTCTTGAAGGGGACGTTGCCATCTTGCTTTTCGTACTGTACCCTGGGGTCGCCCCTGTCGCACTTTCTGTGGGGACTGGAACATGCAATGAAAAAGCCTGAGATTAGTCTTGGCAATCAGAACATTTTCAAACCCAGCACATTACCTCGGCTAACGAACTACGTTGAAAAGCATTGCAGAACTGGGAGGACTTAAGAAGAACCCTTGGACCTCCACAACAAAACTGGGTTCTCGCTTTCACAAGGAGGTCAGGAAACCTAAATACTGCCTTCTTTGCAGACACccacccaacattataaaaccAACACATGCACTTTTTTGGTTTGGCTTACCCAACGGTGCTTGAGGTAGGACGAGGGGCATAAGGGGACTTTTGCTGTTCCTCCTCTTTGCTGCACTCAGGATTAATTTCACTGGCAAGCACATGGTATTTAAAACAAGAGAATACCACCGTCAAGGCGTTGACATTAAATGTGCGACAGAAAAACCACACCCGGTTTCTCGACGTTTCATACATCAATGTCTGGATTCTCACATCCAAAGCAGGCCAGACACATCCAAAGTAATATCAGATCATTCAGATTTGTAATCACCTGTGAAGCatcatgtatttatatattggCATCAgactcaaaaataaaaaaacaaaaacaatctaaactgaaaaaaaaacattggctaGACATGGAGTAGCGTCTCGAAGCAGTCCACTTCGCTGCTCTGACCTCGTCCCTGCGCCGCTCCAACAATTGCTTTGCCGAATGGGAACGCTGCATCGCGACGCAGCAAGTCAGATAACGAATTTAAAGAGGAGAACGAATCATTTCCTTCACAATCACCGGCCAATTCGGAAGCGACCTACTGCTACTCCGCGTGCTGCCTCTTCAGGGTCAGTCTGGGTAGCAAGACAGAAACTGTTGCACGTGGTGTGCTTTGTGAGTCATCTGGAGTACACACAAGGATTATTTttgcacattaaaaatgtaaactttggATGCCTATGTAGCCTGCGTAACTGGAGCCTGGAGGTTGTCACAAAGCCAACTTTCACCCTAAAACATCACTTTTGGAACTGGAAAAGCTTCTTTACCTTTGACGTAATCGCAGGGTTCCTCAACGGGCCTTTCCAACTTCAGTTTCTACGTAGAAGACATTGAGATAAAAACGGTAGCCTCGTCGTTCCGGTTCAAACGTCGGCTCTGCCATACCTGGACGTGCGATACGCTGTGAATACGTGCAGCCTGGGTTGCCAGGTCCAGTAATTCTTTTGTATCGCAATGGGGCCTCAACGAGCCAGGATGGAATCGTTCCTTTAgagcaggaaaaacaaaaaacaaaaacccaccACAATCGCTGGTCAATCCACTTCGGATTCATCCTTAAAAACATTTGGGACAAGCGAAAGAACTGACGAGAAACATGGCGACGTGTTCCCAACTGAAAGCGTGAGCGTAGCCTTCCTGGTCCGTCAGCCGCCTTCTACACAGCAGACACATCACGGAATCGTACGTGGCGTCGCGAGCCGGGTCGTAGGACTCGTGCGACACCATGAAACTGCGTCCTGCGACGGAAAAGGGTCGATTGAGCCCCCGCGGGGAAGGAAGCGTTGCTCACATTTCGTCGCAGCTACTTGACTCACCCAAAAGCGGGTAAGTCTTGTGTTCTTGGAGTTGGCTGAAGGTTTGGCACGGCGGTACTGAACACACACGACAATTAACACTTGCTAACGTCAGTGAGGTGAAACTCTACATCGAATTGGGCTGGATTTGCAATGCACGGTTCATGCAACAATCGGACTTTTTATGACGCCGCAAGTGCGTGACAGCAGGCTTGGGCAGATTATGACAGATGATAAGCTTAAGCAAAAATTATAGTTTAATGGCACTGCGATTACAGCGCTAAAATGGAATATTTTGAGATTTTTGGgtacataacttttttttccctttgaagCCAGAGCAGAAACGAACTGAGGTCCGCCGTGCTAGTTCACATCGTCTACATGGTGTTTACGGTATTTCACCAATTGTAGACTAACTTTCGTAGCTGGCTGCAAATGTTCGTTTCAAGCGTCACGTTCATATATTAACATGACCTTCAAGTGAATTGCCTTTTGTCGCCGTATAACAGCATGGATCCAAATTTACGAGTCATTTCTTCAAGtgcctaaaaaaaacatgacagcatGTTTTGAAAGGCACGTAACTCACTGACGGGTCGTGTCACTTTGCCCGCACTGATgatgaaaaacacttgaaatgtacattgaAATTGgacccgcccccccaaaaaaagacaaaaaaactaataaatccAAAAAAACGGATATAGACAT
This is a stretch of genomic DNA from Phycodurus eques isolate BA_2022a chromosome 20, UOR_Pequ_1.1, whole genome shotgun sequence. It encodes these proteins:
- the LOC133396161 gene encoding uncharacterized protein LOC133396161 isoform X5, with amino-acid sequence MLEVSWIPCEDVRVNPGLRKMLEHSNVSGVGPLKMLNLPYRLVSLYENYSYFQVMHALTLYDELPTLLQVDVKPKKVPVQQNQEDPRKNHLPLDPSQKSYKIHCQNCKLPLDTPEQYFQHVQNKKHKMTVLSIHGNVHSSFDTEGMKDSCDHRAAAAESQTLEQLLFDQLDKRSVPGAAMMVLCYSSEFASEAVCICCACHDAFSKSLLTKHLKSHKHLLQTLLHLNPWRLPFGWQKVPERKFLKAKVEAEEKERGWTQVVLKVMDLPGSVLRSIIPPSYQKVMDRLSRRHVVLKRNVPPCQTFSQLQEHKTYPLLGRSFMVSHESYDPARDATYDSVMCLLCRRRLTDQEGYAHAFSWEHVAMFLERFHPGSLRPHCDTKELLDLATQAARIHSVSHVQKLKLERPVEEPCDYVKVKLILSAAKRRNSKSPLMPLVLPQAPLVPTESATGATPGYSTKSKMATSPSRKTNQNPANSSRTASAKNTADETGQQRSAHVRASANDEWERKRPSAPQDDEIGYKRQRRDSREIAEHEEKPKIKYESWDQKETVPVAASTETTSKQSTLCTTNTNVTLMVASSKFTATKSTASTASCTTKPRIATTSGSTKSRVTAAFCGAPVLADKSMAPSASTAQCCRVTETYSSVTSTTAKSIAPTVSTTKACKVIATSSSATSTTQRSTASATSCTTTSARVTASPTKSTVPTIIYGPTACTFAAPSTLTQPTETTAVRDAKISTLTTPAAATKPTATPVIRGARTSTVIRGATATKPTTPNAIHGATTSRFTSTAESTTPVARCLGSASKSTAPISHPKTSFPALSVRHKAPKERTERERRSSGTSRTNPESALKAPVPSRAGLATAAVAPPKCRKSESSAKKVNNTWGSRDDAEPRAEVRRATTTAKLSHSRTKLSFLKVGLSFIVAVNSNGRKQSYCTLCRIRLECSSHLTENIHLYNYMKRRFPELNDKQLTRINQKKFTFSMTEVEKCLGLRNIQTIEVTNDEYKELSDLPEDRALQRLETHFLVLSNTLVPLGHVSPTSLQGLSSPDDEFDPETHARTAAGPTTEPEATVHSIHGYKCGKEACEQQEIDDGALKFAEDNLDDFEEPLSSVSFGPDPQIDDPGLKDAEKNVEGSDEPLHSVLLGPVLKFGDPGSQDNKENLSGFNEPSPAVSLGPEPHFRDPCLNDVEVNLEGSDCPSPSELLGPEPQFGKPGLKQGGEDLEGCNRSSLGPDLGPASLNAEPQSPVVRCSNDGWSSLHKVPIDAGSNCGHSASQAPIRSGSASNLTTFLWVKGPSNQPVVGLVSVYECHGTSGNSFYLCQSCSQKLIVGEICQHMVSVTHRLAYMLRVYPQYMDAFWYEEDIGEEMKLELLRDVAINIAAQERSKKMDAKVIDLSQDMYEYIWNAPFGEALDVLQSATRQPVIESQQTASQTSEKQNGHEMDLCVDSDADSVPSTSSARTNLSSQENRKSSHIPPELPISGVFSRTPPVFKVKREPMFLESKPPESPGPTCEEQASLQVKAELMPQESVTAQAISEEQRSSQVKAELIPSECRPAETFVSVTKTPPVFQVKSEPMFLESKPPESPGPTCEEQASLQVKTELMPQESVTAKAISEEQRSSQVKAELIPPESGSGATAAKPNFQVEAELMLPESKSPENAGPISEEPHSFHVKAELLPQKYGPPESLGPISKEQASFQVKAELKPEESGSPETAGRVPEAQPSCQVNTELLPQNSRSPESAGTILEKQPGYHVNAELTFSECSSPVTTTMLKTPQICQVKDEVVPLGCGSPVFAGPGTETLPSSKVKAETLFLEARPAVSNVSISKTQQSSQVKDDRMRSESRTLVTATPVTKMSSTFQVKEQAHSEGVARVTTSPTIRQDEYLPTRKRESLESVDELIRICTSKTHLCDPRPAKWRLKSLRAKLDKSPDVNPPLIPGEPAPVDQGASVVENRKL